The genome window AGGCGTTATTCCAAGGTAAGAAGCAATGTATTTATTTGGTGTTCGTTGCAATATATGTGGTTGATTCTCAAGTATTTCAGAGTATCGTTGTTCAGCTGTTTTTGTTAAGATTTCTATTTGTTGGATTTGTTTATGAATAAATAGAGCTTCTGCTGCATTTTTCATGATATGTATGCCATATTCAGTTTTTGTAAGTTCTGTAAATTTATTACGACTAATCCTGAACAATCTGCATTTTTCAAAACAAACCACCTCAAGTTCTGTAGGTTGGTTGGTTAAAAAAGACATGTAGTCAACCAAAAAATCGCCTTCGTAACATAGGTCTATACAAATGTAATTGTTATTTGAAAACAACAAAATACCGCCTGACCCTTCTATGATAAAATAGAAATCGCCAGCTTGTTCGTTGTGCTTTTTTATGATTTCGTTTTTTTGCTTTTCTACAACTTCCCCAAATTGCGCAAAATATTCCCAAACCTCCAACGGCGCCTGATAATATGGATCGAATATGGCTTTAATTTTTTTTGCAATGTCGTTCATTTTTGCTTTTAAGTCTATTGTACAATTTATTTTTTTACATACTCAATACAAAGTTAACCATATTACCTAATAAGTTTAAAAGAATAAATATTAAGTTTTTGTTAATAATTTAGCCAAAATTGAAATGCTAATTAAAAACAAGAAATTCTAATTTTTTAAAAAACACTGCATTTGCAAGTTGAGCCTAATTCTACCCTTATATTTTTTTTGTTGCGAAAATCATTTAACTTTGTTGTGATTTTTTGTAAATAAAAAAATAGAGGCGTAACCCGAAAAGCCTAACGAGTAGGGAAAATTAAATCTAATTAAACATGAGAAAAATATTACTAATTACAATTATTCTATTTTCGGCAATTTTTGTAAGTGCACAATGGCAGCAAACAAGTGGACCTTTTGATAAACGCATTAGTTGCTTTACAGTAAGCGGAACGAATATTTTTGTTGGAACTATTAGCGGAGGAATATTTTTATCCACAGACAATGGCAGTAACTGGACAGCTGTAAATAACGGATTAACAAATAATTATGTTTATTCTCTCGAAGTAAGCGGAACGAATATTTTTGCTGGAACTTGGGGCGGCGGAGTATACCTATCAACTGACAATGGTAGCAATTGGACAGCTGTAAATAATGGATTAACAAATTTGAATGTCCGTTCTCTAGCAGTAAGCGGAACAAATATTTTCGCAGGAACTAATGGCGCCGGAGTATTTCTATCAACCGATAATGGTAGCAATTGGACAGCCGTAAATAATGGATTAACAAAAAAGTATATTTCTTCTCTCGTTGTAAGCGGAACAAATGTTTTTGCAGGAGCTGAAACAGAAGTGTTTTTATCCACTGATAATGGTAGCAACTGGACACTTGTAGATAATGGATTACCACATAATTATATTAATTCTCTTGCGGTAAGCGGAACTAATATTTTTGCTGGAACCAATGGCGGCGGAGTGTATTTATCTACCGACAATGGCAGCAATTGGACGGCTGTAAATAATGGGTTAACAAATATGGACATTAAATCTTTCGCAGTAAGTGGAGCAAATATTTTTGCTGGTACTAATGGCGATGGAGTATTTTTATCCACTGACAATGGCAGCAATTGGGCAGCTGTAAACAATGGGCTAACAAATATGGACATTAAATCTTTCGCAGTAAGCGAAACAAATGTTTTTGTTGGAACTGGTGGTAGCGGAGTGTTTCTATCTTCTGACAATGGCAGCAATTGGACGGCTGTAAATAATGGATTAATATACTCAGATTATTTTAATGTTTCTTCTTTTACGGCAAGTGAAACAAATATTTTTGCCGGAACTGATGGTGGTGGAATATTCATATCTACCGATAATGGCAATAACTGGACAGCTGCAAATAATGGATTAACAAATAAATTTGTTAGTTCTCTTTCAGTAATTGGAACAAATGTTTTTGCTGGAACTTACAATGGAATGTTTCTATCAACCAATAATGGTAGTAATTGGACGGCTATAAATAATGGTTTAACAAATATAGACATTACATCTCTCGCTGTAAGCGGAACAAATATTTTTGCTGGAACATTTAGTGGTGGATCTGGTATTTTTGCTAAACTTTATAGCGGCGGAGTATATCTATCCACCGACAGTGGTAGCAGCTGGACAGCTGTAAATAATGGATTAACAAATATAGACATTACATCTCTCGCGGTAAGTGGAACGAATATTTTTGCTGGAACTTGGGGCGGCGGAGTGTTTCTATCAACTGACAATGGTAGCAATTGGACGGCTGTAAATAATGGATTAACAAATATAGACATTAAATCTATAGCTGTAAGCGGAACGAATATTTTTACAGGGACTGGTGGCGGAGTATTTTTATCCACTGACAATGGTAACAGTTGGACGGCTGTAAATAATGGACTGACAAATCTAGTTAATTCTTTCGCTGTAAGCGGAACAAATATTTTTGCTGGAACTAATGGTGGCGGAGTGTTTTTATCCACCAATAATGGTAGCAATTGGACGGCTGTAAATGATGAGCTAGCAAGTAATTATGTAAAATCTTTAGCCATAATAGGAACTGATATTTTTGCTGGAATCGAAGATTACGGAGCATGGAAGCGCCCATTATCAGAGATGATAAGCAAAGTAGAAGAATTAAAAAATGTAAATGATGCTTTGATTTATCCTAATCCAACACAAAATAGCTTTGTTTTAGATATTGAAGGTGTTGTGTTTATTAAACTCTACGACATGCTTGGCAAAGAAGTTTTATCTCAAAACACAAACGGCAAAACAGAAATAAATATAAGCCACTTGCCAAATGGAATTTATAATGTTCAAGCCATTTCAAACGATGGAATTATCAGAAATAGCAAAATTGTGAAACAATAAAATAAAGCTAATCAATCTATAATTACGTGTTTGTGTTTTTTTATTATACAAGCACGTAACTTTTCTAAATAAGTCAAAAAATATTTGATTATTTTACAGTAAAAAGCAGTTTGATTATTTCCAACATTACAGATTTTAATTTTACAAAAAATGTTGTATTTGCTTGTTAAAATCTGCTTTGTAAAAATTTTTACACAAATATTTTGCTAATTTAATGAAAATTAGTACTTTTGCACCTCTTTTTGAAAATATTGAAAATGATAAAAATAAGTTTGCCTGACGGTACTATTAAGGAATATGCAAATGCTATTACGGGCATGGATATAGCTAAAGACATAAGCGAAGGTCTTGCTCGTAATGTATTATCAATTCAGGTAAATGATGAGGTGTGGGATTTAACTCGTCCAATTACTTCAGACGCAAAAATAAAACTATACACGTGGGATGACCCTGAAGGCAAAGCTACATTTTGGCATACATCAGCTCATATTATGGCAGAAGCTATAGAGCAATTATATCCCGGAACAAAATTTGGAATTGGTCCTGATATAGAAAACGGCTTCTACTACGACATGGATTTTGGAGAAAAAAGCATTACAGAAGCAGATTTAGAAGTGATTGAGAAAAAAATGCTTGAACTTGCTCGCCAAAATCAACCACTTGTAAGAAAAAGCATTTCAAAAGACGGTGCAATTGACTTTTTTACTAAAAAGAATGACAATTATAAATTAGAGTTGATTAGCGAACTAGCTGACGGCACTATATCTCTATATGAAAGTGGACATTTTACTGACCTTTGTAGAGGCCCACACTTATCAGACACTTCTAAAATAAAAGCTGTAAAACTACTTTCAATAGCTGGAGCATATTGGCGAGGTGATGAAAAACGCCCGATGATGACTCGCATTTATGGGATAACGTTTCCAAAACAAAAAGAATTAGACGAATATCTTGTAAGATTAGAAGAAGCTAAAAAAAGAGACCATAGAAAAATAGGTAGAGAACTTGAAATATTCATGTTTAGTCAACGCGTTGGATCTGGCTTACCCATTTGGTTACCTAAAGGCGCTGCATTACGTGAGCGTTTAGAGCAATTTCTAAAAAACAAACAACGCGAATATGGCTACAGTCAAGTAATTACACCACATATAGGCAATGTTGAATTGTATAAAACTTCCGGACACTTCCAAAAATATGGCAAAGATTCTTTCCAGCCAATTCAAACGCCAATTGAAGGCGAAGAATTTATGCTAAAACCTATGAATTGTCCTCATCATTGCGAGATATATGCCCAAAAACCAAGAAGCTACAAAGACTTACCTATTCGCCTTGCCGAATTTGGAACAGTTTACAGATATGAGCAAAGTGGAGAGTTGCACGGATTAACAAGAGCAAGATCATTCACACAAGATGATGCTCATATTTTCTGCCGTCCAGACCAGCTAAAAGAAGAATTTATTGGCGTTATAGAAATTGTTCTTTATATTTTCAAAACATTAGGATTTAACGAATACACAGCTCAAGTATCATTAAGAGATCCTAATAATAAAGAAAAATATATCGGTTCTGACGAAAATTGGGATAAAGCTGAAAGAGCAATCTTAGAAGCTACCAAGGAAAAAGGCATGGAAACGATAGTTGTGGAAGGAGAAGCTGCTTTTTACGGTCCTAAATTGGATTTCATGGTTAGAGATGCTATAGGACGCAAATGGCAACTAGGAACAATACAAGTAGATTATAATTTACCAGACCGTTTTGATTTAGAATATATAGGTTCAGACAATCAAAGATACAGACCAGTAATGATACACAGAGCTCCATTTGGCTCTATGGAACGATTTGTAGCTGTATTGCTCGAACATAGTGCTGGGAAATTGCCATTATGGCTAACTCCAGATCAAGCGATAGTGTTGCCAATCAGCGAAAAATATGAGTCATACGCTAATAAAGTTGTTGAATTACTAGAAAAGCAAGATATTCGTTGCTTAATTGACAACAGAGCTGAAAAAGTAAACAAAAAAATTAGAGAAGCTGAGTTAAAACGCATTCCATACATGTTGATTGTAGGGGAAAAAGAAGAAAAAGATGAGACTGTTTCTATCCGCCGTCAAGGTGAAGGCGATTTAGGAGCAAAAACAATAGCAGAATTTGCAGAATTAATCAAAAATGAAATAAAAAAGACATTAACTAATATAGGAGGTAAAGCTATAGAACCAAATAGACAAGACACACAAGCCAGAAGAAAACCACAAAAGGAAGAACCATATAGGGTTAATCAACATATAAAAGCACCTATGGTTCGTATTGTTGGTGATGATATTGAATCATCAATAATATCTTTACGAGAAGCTATTGCTATTGCAGAAGAACAAGGCTTGGATTTAGTGGAAATATCTCCAAATGCCAATCCTCCTGTATGCAAAGTTATTGATTATCGCAAATTCTTATATGAAAGAAAGAAAAAAGCAAAAGAACAAAAAGCAAAATCTACAAAAATTACTATAAAAGAACTAAGATTAAGTCCAAATACTGACGAACACGATTTTAACTTCAAACTAAAACATGCTATAAGCTTTTTAAAAGAAGGTTCAAAAGTAAAAGTTGATGTCTTTTTCAAAGGACGTTCTATTGTTTACAAAGAACAAGGAGAAATTATTTTGCTTCGTTTTGCCGATGCTCTTTCTGAATATGGAAAAGTAGAATCATTGCCAAAATTAGAAGGGAAAAGAATGATAATGATTGTTGCACCAAAAAAATAAAAAATAAATTAAAAACCAAATAATATAAACTATCATGCCCAAGATGAAAACAAAATCCGCTGCAAAAAAACGTTTTTCGTTTACTGGCACCGGAAAAATTAAAAGAAAGCATGCCTACAAAAGTCATATTTTGACTAAAAAATCAACAAAACGCAAACGTAATTTAGGTTATTTTGCAATAGTTGAAAAGGCAAATATTAACTCT of Bacteroidales bacterium contains these proteins:
- a CDS encoding translation initiation factor IF-3, which codes for MVRIVGDDIESSIISLREAIAIAEEQGLDLVEISPNANPPVCKVIDYRKFLYERKKKAKEQKAKSTKITIKELRLSPNTDEHDFNFKLKHAISFLKEGSKVKVDVFFKGRSIVYKEQGEIILLRFADALSEYGKVESLPKLEGKRMIMIVAPKK
- the rpmI gene encoding 50S ribosomal protein L35, which translates into the protein MPKMKTKSAAKKRFSFTGTGKIKRKHAYKSHILTKKSTKRKRNLGYFAIVEKANINSVKDMLVK
- a CDS encoding T9SS type A sorting domain-containing protein yields the protein MRKILLITIILFSAIFVSAQWQQTSGPFDKRISCFTVSGTNIFVGTISGGIFLSTDNGSNWTAVNNGLTNNYVYSLEVSGTNIFAGTWGGGVYLSTDNGSNWTAVNNGLTNLNVRSLAVSGTNIFAGTNGAGVFLSTDNGSNWTAVNNGLTKKYISSLVVSGTNVFAGAETEVFLSTDNGSNWTLVDNGLPHNYINSLAVSGTNIFAGTNGGGVYLSTDNGSNWTAVNNGLTNMDIKSFAVSGANIFAGTNGDGVFLSTDNGSNWAAVNNGLTNMDIKSFAVSETNVFVGTGGSGVFLSSDNGSNWTAVNNGLIYSDYFNVSSFTASETNIFAGTDGGGIFISTDNGNNWTAANNGLTNKFVSSLSVIGTNVFAGTYNGMFLSTNNGSNWTAINNGLTNIDITSLAVSGTNIFAGTFSGGSGIFAKLYSGGVYLSTDSGSSWTAVNNGLTNIDITSLAVSGTNIFAGTWGGGVFLSTDNGSNWTAVNNGLTNIDIKSIAVSGTNIFTGTGGGVFLSTDNGNSWTAVNNGLTNLVNSFAVSGTNIFAGTNGGGVFLSTNNGSNWTAVNDELASNYVKSLAIIGTDIFAGIEDYGAWKRPLSEMISKVEELKNVNDALIYPNPTQNSFVLDIEGVVFIKLYDMLGKEVLSQNTNGKTEINISHLPNGIYNVQAISNDGIIRNSKIVKQ
- a CDS encoding Crp/Fnr family transcriptional regulator, yielding MNDIAKKIKAIFDPYYQAPLEVWEYFAQFGEVVEKQKNEIIKKHNEQAGDFYFIIEGSGGILLFSNNNYICIDLCYEGDFLVDYMSFLTNQPTELEVVCFEKCRLFRISRNKFTELTKTEYGIHIMKNAAEALFIHKQIQQIEILTKTAEQRYSEILENQPHILQRTPNKYIASYLGITPESLSRIRKKI